In Miscanthus floridulus cultivar M001 chromosome 5, ASM1932011v1, whole genome shotgun sequence, one genomic interval encodes:
- the LOC136454065 gene encoding protein ALTERED PHOSPHATE STARVATION RESPONSE 1-like, which produces MGCTTSHDAFAAAVTSSTSRARARRASASGGDPTALCRERVALIRAAADRRYALAAAHAAYFRSLAAVGDALRRFAASALAPATPESSSPVLTLPPSPTKPVATAATASASVPPSPSSSSSTVSPLSHSLSDDDLYLHDLDDTRHGGGGGGSEKASTSTSTRYHHHFMRRSSTVPTVVYDDPDAQTQYTTAEPSYGGGYGHAYGYSYGPPYPYGPYGVVIAGETPEAAPRHPGPPPSPPTAEASPWEFLDPFAQYDQFMEDYAGGNLPTNSPNYAELRKMEGIPELEDEAELERKAEKSKPSTSGVSDQDIKGKGPIQDNAASNGDFSGDSKLQKNATSKGDSSGGKLQRDATSISDSPGGMLQRKGSEPPPGGKLQRKGSEPAADAEGEGGKPVSGLDSVPSNASSKSKEGGKKNTVSLKGTVSSDIDGSSTGGKKKGVAFEAEQSIRAAEGGGESHIKSIQSVVSSEPFSPLHHGTREVREAIDEVKELFDEAANCSTDVSRLLEVGKMPPRDTPRVLRYISSRLMDPLGLTVSTSSCLPKSHGTKLRASSSKASTSASSGAGRSNGIGHLSSTLEKLWFWEKKLYQEIKDEEKLRMKYEKYYRRLKSMDERGAESSTIDSVQLSVRHLKSKISINMSTAKAFSLKIQEIRDEELYPQLVDLIQRFRRLWKAVLECHEKQLLAIQYSRIHRLKAMTVSESGVASEASRDLERELTKWYRCFNKWMSSQRSCAEALNEWLKKWIPEVQEEVTADGAPPFSPGKLGAPPVFIISNDWFQAIEMVSKNDVLRAIDQFSKVVHEFKKSQEDEQRQKRKADHASKDYNRKCKDLEIELGLSTMENPRYSHDNRAMDLEKLRKRRDEESTRHDKTLSHAHVAASATLPIGLVPVLQHITSFFQRNQQVYMQIRIQGA; this is translated from the exons ATGGGCTGCACGACCTCCCACGACGCCTTCGCCGCCGCggtcacctcctccacctcccgggcCAGGGCGCGCCGCGCGTCCGCGTCCGGAGGAGACCCCACTGCGCTGTGCCGCGAGCGCGTGGCGCTCATCCGCGCCGCGGCCGACCGCCGGTACGCGCTCGCCGCCGCGCACGCCGCCTACTTCCGCTCCCTCGCCGCCGTCGGCGACGCGCTCCGGCGCTTCGCGGCGTCCGCGCTCGCGCCCGCCACACCCGAGTCCTCCTCGCCGGTGCTCACGCTCCCGCCTTCCCCCACCAAGCCGGTCGCCACCgcggccaccgcgtccgccagcgtcccgccgtcgccgtcgtcctcTTCGTCCACCGTCTCGCCGCTCTCGCACTCCCTCTCCGACGACGACCTCTATCTCCATGACCTTGACGACACCAGAcacggaggtggcggcggcgggagcgagaaggcgtcgacgtcgacgtccacGAGGTACCACCACCACTTCATGAGAAGATCGTCCACCGTGCCTACCGTTGTGTACGACGACCCCGACGCCCAGACCCAGTACACCACAGCCGAGCCCAGCTACGGCGGCGGGTACGGCCACGCCTACGGCTACAGCTACGGGCCTCCGTACCCGTACGGGCCCTACGGCGTGGTAATTGCGGGAGAGACCCCGGAGGCGGCGCCGAGGCATCCTGGGCCGCCGCCTTCACCCCCGACCGCGGAGGCCTCGCCGTGGGAATTCTTGGACCCGTTCGCACAGTACGACCAGTTCATGGAAGACTACGCTGGCGGGAATCTACCAACCAACAGCCCCAACTACGCCGAGCTGAGGAAGATGGAGGGGATCCCGGAGCTTGAGGACGAGGCCGAGCTAGAGAGGAAGGCGGAGAAATCCAAGCCATCGACTTCCGGGGTTTCTGATCAGGACATCAAGGGGAAGGGACCGATTCAAGACAATGCCGCTTCGAACGGCGATTTTTCTGGTGACAGCAAGCTGCAGAAGAATGCCACCTCAAAGGGCGATTCTTCTGGGGGCAAGCTGCAGAGGGATGCCACTTCAATCAGCGATTCTCCTGGTGGCATGCTGCAGAGGAAGGGATCGGAACCACCTCCTGGTGGCAAGTTGCAGAGGAAGGGGTCAGAGCCGGCTGCTGATGCCGAAGGCGAGGGAGGGAAACCAGTGTCCGGGCTTGATTCCGTGCCAAGCAATGCCAGCTCGAAAAGCAAAGAAGGGGGAAAAAAGAACACGGTGAGCCTAAAGGGCACAGTTAGCAGTGACATTGATGGCAGCAGCACCGGTGGGAAGAAGAAAGGTGTGGCCTTCGAAGCAGAGCAATCCATCAGAGCAGCAGAAGGAGGTGGGGAGAGCCATATCAAGTCAATCCAGTCGGTGGTGAGCAGCGAGCCATTCTCGCCATTGCATCATGGGACGAGGGAGGTCAGAGAGGCGATTGATGAGGTCAAGGAGTTATTCGATGAGGCGGCAAACTGCAGCACAGATGTCTCAAGGCTGCTGGAGGTGGGGAAAATGCCTCCCCGTGACACCCCAAGAGTTCTTAGAT ATATCTCTTCCAGACTGATGGATCCGCTAGGCCTTACTGTGTCGACATCGTCTTGCCTCCCGAAATCACATGGCACGAAGTTAAGAGCATCAAGCAGCAAGGCAAGCACTTCAGCTTCGTCAGGTGCTGGCCGTAGCAATGGTATTGGCCACCTCTCATCAACTCTGGAGAAGCTGTGGTTCTGGGAAAAGAAGCTCTATCAGGAAATAAAG GATGAAGAGAAGCTACGGATGAAGTACGAGAAGTATTACAGAAGGCTGAAATCCATGGATGAACGAGGCGCTGAATCAAGTACAATTGACTCCGTCCAGTTGTCTGTAAGGCATCTGAAGTCCAAGATCAGCATCAACATGAGTACAGCTAAAGCCTTCTCGTTAAAGATACAGGAGATTCGAGATGAAGAGCTTTACCCTCAACTGGTTGATCTCATCCAAAG GTTCAGAAGGTTGTGGAAAGCCGTTCTGGAATGCCATGAGAAGCAGCTATTAGCCATACAGTACAGTAGAATTCACCGGCTGAAGGCGATGACTGTAAGCGAATCTGGTGTTGCTTCAGAGGCCTCACGGGATTTGGAACGAGAGCTCACGAAATGGTACCGTTGCTTCAACAAGTGGATGAGCTCTCAAAGGTCTTGTGCTGAGGCGCTCAATGAATGGTTGAAGAAATGGATCCCTGAGGTGCAGGAGGAAGTCACAGCAGATGGGGCCCCTCCTTTCTCCCCAGGCAAGCTTGGCGCACCACCTGTATTCATCATCTCAAATGATTGGTTTCAAGCAATCGAGATGGTCTCCAAGAATGATGTGCTGAGAGCAATCGACCAGTTCTCTAAAGTCGTGCATGAATTCAAGAAGAGCCAAGAAGATGAGCAGCGACAGAAGCGGAAAGCCGATCACGCTTCCAAAGATTACAACAGAAAATGTAAGGATTTGGAGATAGAACTTGGTCTGAGTACCATGGAGAATCCTCGCTACAGCCATGACAACCGTGCAATGGACTTGGAAAAGTTGAGGAAAAGAAGAGACGAGGAGAGCACTAGGCATGACAAGACCCTGAGTCATGCTCACGTAGCAGCTTCAGCTACTCTGCCTATTGGTTTGGTCCCTGTGCTGCAACATATCACCAGCTTCTTTCAGAGAAATCAACAGGTCTATATGCAAATCAGAATCCAAGGCGCCTGA